In Gemmata obscuriglobus, a single genomic region encodes these proteins:
- a CDS encoding tyrosine-protein kinase family protein yields the protein MSRVFSAMTGTNLARAISIEEPAGPDDAFVVGSESPPFVEIGGPSGPIFSAPHKPVVEAKKPEPRAFPRIAAPAPAPLSPAVAADAAPAALLSVRFHDAAPRPAHRPGTGPDAGLVALHFPDHAVSSEYRQLRDEVRKQLPEATSRALTFTAAAPDAGTTTVLLNLAVTLARGGQRAVVVDTNFTRPGVAAKLALQAGPGLAEVLGQHLPLPWALQPTPIQSLQVLTAGAPNDHTAGAVGRDLPKLIAQLRQWFDWVLIDAGVWGVVPERDATCSAADAVYLVSREGDVERNEFAGLKTWVKQLGGSLRGYVTTRA from the coding sequence ATGAGCAGGGTGTTTAGCGCCATGACGGGAACGAACCTGGCCCGCGCGATCTCGATCGAGGAGCCCGCCGGCCCGGACGACGCGTTCGTCGTCGGGTCCGAGAGCCCGCCGTTCGTCGAGATCGGCGGGCCGAGCGGCCCCATCTTCTCCGCGCCGCACAAGCCCGTCGTGGAAGCGAAGAAGCCCGAGCCGCGGGCGTTCCCGCGCATCGCCGCCCCCGCCCCGGCCCCCTTGTCGCCGGCCGTTGCCGCGGACGCCGCTCCCGCGGCCCTGCTGTCGGTGCGGTTCCACGACGCCGCGCCGCGCCCGGCGCACCGCCCGGGGACCGGCCCCGACGCCGGGCTGGTGGCCCTGCACTTCCCCGACCACGCCGTGAGCAGCGAGTACCGCCAGCTCCGCGACGAGGTGCGGAAACAGCTCCCGGAGGCCACCTCCCGCGCGCTCACCTTCACGGCAGCGGCACCGGACGCCGGCACCACCACGGTGCTACTGAACCTCGCCGTGACTCTGGCCCGCGGCGGGCAGCGGGCGGTCGTGGTGGACACGAACTTCACGCGCCCCGGGGTCGCTGCCAAGCTCGCGCTGCAAGCCGGGCCGGGGCTGGCGGAGGTGCTGGGCCAGCACCTGCCCCTCCCGTGGGCGCTCCAGCCGACGCCCATCCAGAGCCTTCAGGTGCTCACCGCCGGCGCGCCGAACGATCACACCGCCGGCGCCGTGGGGCGCGACCTACCGAAGCTGATCGCGCAACTGCGCCAGTGGTTCGACTGGGTGCTGATCGACGCCGGCGTGTGGGGCGTGGTGCCGGAGCGTGACGCCACCTGCTCGGCCGCCGACGCCGTGTACCTCGTGAGCCGCGAGGGCGACGTTGAGCGCAACGAGTTCGCGGGGCTGAAGAC